A genomic stretch from Bacteroidota bacterium includes:
- a CDS encoding oligosaccharide flippase family protein: MKKSFLANLSFLIFVNLLIKPFWILGIDRTVQNTLGPEEYGLYFSLFNFSFLFQVILDFGINNYNNRHIAQDPSRLQQYFSTTLIAKLLFGILYTIVVYLFAFGIRFDTHQLQILGLLIINQIFLSFYIFIRSNISALQFFRTDAVLSVLDKLISSLICILILWTTVLPFKISINNFIGAQIIAYIIAGVVGLIALWAHLKHIQFQFRPEVLREIIRRSLPFAMLTFLMTVYYRIDGVMIERMLGENGALEAGVYASAFRLLDALSILGLMFATILLPMFSRMIHQQEPTQAFAELNFKLMFFLSVGSGVAFIFYRQQIMSLLYVNATSDYGNIFGLLMLSFINISIVYIFGTLLTANGSLRTLNLIAIGGVIINVVLNLFLIPKYFAAGAAIATVITQLFVTAAHIYLTYYVMQYKMRIALWLRAAFFVILYIGFCFLIYSIPLNWPYQLFISMAGSLPLAIVLKILNPSELLPAFRNIKQ, encoded by the coding sequence ATGAAGAAAAGTTTTCTTGCAAATTTAAGTTTCCTGATTTTCGTGAACTTGCTCATTAAGCCATTTTGGATACTTGGCATTGATCGCACTGTGCAAAATACGCTTGGTCCCGAGGAATACGGACTTTACTTTTCTTTATTCAATTTCTCATTCTTGTTTCAGGTAATATTGGATTTTGGAATAAACAATTATAACAACCGACATATAGCACAGGATCCTTCCCGATTGCAACAATATTTTTCAACTACGCTTATTGCGAAATTGCTTTTTGGTATTCTATATACTATTGTAGTTTATTTGTTTGCTTTTGGAATTCGTTTCGATACACATCAATTACAAATTCTGGGATTATTAATTATCAATCAGATTTTCCTTTCCTTCTATATTTTTATTCGCTCCAATATTTCTGCGCTGCAATTTTTCAGAACCGATGCAGTGTTATCCGTTTTGGATAAACTTATCAGCAGCCTGATTTGCATTTTAATATTATGGACAACGGTATTGCCTTTTAAAATTTCGATTAATAATTTTATAGGCGCACAGATTATTGCATATATCATTGCAGGTGTTGTGGGTTTAATTGCGTTGTGGGCACATTTAAAACATATTCAATTCCAATTCAGACCGGAAGTTTTAAGAGAGATAATTCGCAGAAGTTTACCCTTTGCAATGCTTACTTTTTTAATGACGGTTTATTATCGTATTGATGGTGTTATGATAGAGCGTATGTTGGGTGAGAATGGCGCACTTGAAGCCGGAGTGTATGCATCTGCATTCCGTTTATTAGATGCTCTCAGTATTTTAGGATTAATGTTCGCCACTATTTTATTGCCAATGTTTTCCCGCATGATTCATCAGCAAGAACCCACACAAGCTTTTGCAGAATTAAATTTTAAACTCATGTTTTTTCTTTCTGTGGGAAGTGGTGTTGCATTTATTTTTTACCGACAACAAATCATGAGTTTACTTTATGTGAATGCAACATCTGACTATGGAAATATTTTTGGACTGTTGATGTTGAGCTTTATAAATATCAGCATCGTTTACATTTTCGGTACGTTACTTACGGCAAATGGCAGCCTCAGAACATTAAATTTAATTGCAATTGGTGGAGTAATAATTAATGTTGTATTAAACCTATTTCTTATACCAAAATATTTTGCTGCCGGTGCGGCTATTGCTACGGTAATTACTCAATTGTTTGTAACAGCGGCACATATTTATCTAACCTATTATGTGATGCAATATAAAATGCGAATAGCACTTTGGTTGCGTGCTGCTTTTTTTGTTATTCTATATATCGGATTTTGTTTTCTTATTTATTCCATACCACTGAATTGGCCTTATCAATTATTTATCAGTATGGCAGGTAGTCTTCCTCTGGCAATTGTATTAAAAATATTAAACCCTTCAGAATTATTACCTGCTTTTAGAAATATAAAACAGTAA
- a CDS encoding glycosyltransferase family 4 protein: MRIAVNTRFLIKNRLEGIGWFTYETMKRLVQRHPEHEFVFLFDREFPEEFIFADNVIGEKVWPPARHPYLWQFWFDYSIPRILERYNPDLFISTDGFMSTKTHLPTLLVLHDLGFEHYPEHTPQIVSRYYRKYTPLFAHKADKIITVSDFSKQDIITQYNIEPSKIDVIFNGASDAYKPLNAEQQIAVRQKYTSGKPYFIYVGSVHPRKNVKNLLLAYDQFQAKHNTDYKLVIAGRMAWKTDATKEAFESMHCKQDVIFTGHLQLPELAELMGGAEALIYPSLFEGFGIPVLEARYCNVPVISSNRSSLPEVAGENALYFNPENIGEMVAAIEKFYTNNLHYKKLATTGIDIRNTFSWDASVTRMEHTIAEMDKRFKPSIVLQ, encoded by the coding sequence ATGCGCATAGCTGTGAACACCCGTTTTCTGATTAAAAATAGATTGGAAGGTATTGGATGGTTTACTTATGAAACCATGAAACGATTAGTGCAACGACATCCGGAGCATGAGTTTGTTTTTTTATTCGACAGAGAATTTCCAGAAGAATTTATTTTCGCCGATAATGTAATTGGTGAAAAAGTATGGCCTCCTGCCCGGCATCCTTACTTGTGGCAATTCTGGTTTGATTATTCTATCCCAAGAATTTTAGAACGTTATAATCCCGATCTGTTTATTTCTACCGATGGATTTATGTCCACAAAAACGCATTTACCTACATTATTGGTTTTGCATGATTTGGGCTTTGAACATTATCCGGAACATACACCGCAAATTGTAAGCAGATATTATAGAAAATATACTCCGCTGTTTGCACATAAAGCAGATAAAATAATTACAGTATCCGATTTTTCAAAGCAAGATATTATAACACAATATAATATTGAGCCTTCAAAAATTGATGTGATTTTTAATGGCGCTAGTGATGCGTACAAACCTCTAAATGCTGAACAACAAATTGCAGTGCGACAAAAATATACTTCGGGCAAACCTTATTTTATTTATGTAGGCTCTGTACATCCACGAAAAAATGTGAAGAATTTATTGCTTGCTTATGATCAGTTTCAAGCTAAACATAACACAGATTACAAATTGGTAATTGCAGGGCGTATGGCATGGAAAACTGATGCAACAAAGGAAGCTTTTGAGAGCATGCACTGTAAACAAGATGTAATATTCACAGGGCATTTGCAATTGCCGGAACTTGCCGAATTAATGGGGGGCGCAGAAGCATTAATTTATCCATCCTTATTTGAAGGATTTGGAATTCCGGTGTTGGAAGCACGCTATTGTAATGTGCCGGTTATAAGTAGTAATCGCTCCAGTTTACCCGAAGTGGCGGGAGAAAATGCATTGTATTTTAATCCGGAAAATATTGGAGAAATGGTGGCCGCTATAGAAAAGTTTTATACAAACAATTTGCACTATAAAAAACTTGCAACAACAGGAATTGACATCAGAAATACGTTTAGCTGGGATGCATCTGTAACTCGCATGGAACATACAATTGCGGAAATGGATAAGCGATTTAAGCCCAGTATTGTATTGCAATAA
- a CDS encoding T9SS type A sorting domain-containing protein — protein sequence MRKIILSILTLCFFYPAFAQKTTFNKSDIFSIPKAGVSDPSKFQPDFFTTMYSLEMPAPGSGSYRSFLIALKETLYANKIFPGKSNFRSSAFVPIPDTLTSFEGNTMGSSVPNDNDIAISNGGMIVSVINTSIYIFDQSGSTLASFSLETFSDTLEITGDKFDPKVMYDPVHDRFIIVFLNLVFGDEANNTDIIVAFSQTNNPLDNWNLYSLPGNPKDNDTWTDFPMLAITQHELFITGNSIIPGEPWQTGFSETLIWQMNLDSGYSGADLSAVFWDDILFEGNPIRNLCPVKGGSTIYGPNMYLLSNRNFAETNDTIFIVEITGTLDAVETIAEINFSLSDVNYAVPPQARQYNSHTFDTNDGRILGAVMENGWIQFVANTLDPATGFSGIYHGMITDLDGDNNITGHIIGDDSLDFGYPNISYSGRFENDDQCIIVMNHSSPEVYAGMSAFFYNQGEYSERLHLKSGETYVNVISGYYERWGDYTGSQRKYNAPGNVWVSGTYGKLKDLGPFTNRNNATWISNLRTNDSLPPVSLNAIEILRDVNVFPNPADTYFETTFYLSQSGKVECSIYDMQGKLMKTLITRNAPAGETRLTFSTEPLQSGTYILKITLNDVPLVSKQFVRL from the coding sequence ATGCGAAAAATTATTTTATCAATTCTTACACTTTGTTTTTTCTACCCTGCATTTGCACAAAAAACTACTTTTAATAAATCAGATATATTTTCTATTCCAAAAGCAGGTGTTTCTGATCCTTCTAAATTTCAACCGGATTTTTTTACAACCATGTATTCTTTGGAAATGCCTGCGCCTGGATCAGGTTCGTATAGAAGTTTCTTAATTGCTCTGAAAGAAACATTATATGCAAATAAAATTTTTCCGGGGAAATCAAATTTTCGAAGTAGTGCATTTGTACCGATTCCGGATACGCTTACAAGTTTTGAAGGAAACACAATGGGCAGTAGTGTTCCCAATGATAATGATATTGCCATTTCCAATGGTGGAATGATAGTTTCTGTAATTAATACTTCCATTTATATTTTCGATCAATCCGGAAGTACACTTGCCAGTTTTTCATTAGAAACATTTTCTGATACATTAGAAATTACAGGAGATAAATTCGATCCAAAAGTGATGTATGATCCCGTACATGATCGCTTTATAATTGTATTTCTAAATCTTGTATTCGGAGATGAAGCAAACAATACCGACATCATTGTTGCATTTTCACAAACAAATAATCCATTAGATAACTGGAATTTATATTCACTGCCCGGCAATCCAAAAGACAATGATACATGGACGGATTTTCCGATGCTGGCTATAACACAACACGAATTATTTATTACCGGTAATTCAATAATTCCGGGTGAACCTTGGCAGACAGGTTTTAGCGAAACACTGATTTGGCAAATGAATTTAGATAGTGGTTATTCAGGAGCCGATTTAAGTGCAGTGTTCTGGGATGATATTTTATTTGAAGGAAATCCAATTAGAAATTTATGTCCTGTAAAAGGTGGCAGTACTATTTATGGACCTAACATGTATTTATTAAGTAATAGAAATTTTGCAGAAACCAACGATACAATTTTTATTGTGGAGATAACAGGTACATTAGATGCTGTAGAAACTATTGCAGAAATTAATTTTTCTCTTAGCGATGTAAACTATGCTGTTCCGCCACAGGCACGCCAATATAATTCGCACACGTTTGATACGAATGATGGTAGAATATTAGGTGCTGTTATGGAAAATGGTTGGATTCAATTTGTTGCAAATACTTTAGATCCGGCAACAGGATTTTCAGGAATTTATCATGGAATGATAACTGATCTGGATGGTGATAATAATATTACCGGACATATTATCGGTGATGATTCACTTGATTTTGGCTATCCAAATATTAGTTATAGCGGACGTTTTGAAAATGATGATCAATGTATAATTGTAATGAATCATTCTTCACCTGAAGTGTATGCAGGCATGAGTGCATTTTTTTATAATCAAGGAGAATATTCTGAACGACTACATTTAAAATCCGGTGAAACTTATGTAAATGTAATTAGCGGATATTATGAGCGTTGGGGTGATTATACAGGTTCACAAAGAAAATATAATGCGCCGGGCAATGTGTGGGTTTCAGGAACATATGGAAAATTAAAAGATCTTGGTCCGTTCACTAACAGAAATAATGCAACATGGATTTCTAATTTGCGCACCAACGATTCTCTTCCTCCTGTTTCATTAAATGCAATAGAAATTTTAAGGGATGTAAACGTATTTCCAAATCCTGCAGATACATATTTTGAAACAACATTTTATCTTTCTCAATCAGGGAAAGTAGAATGTAGTATTTATGATATGCAAGGTAAATTGATGAAAACATTAATTACCAGGAATGCACCTGCGGGCGAAACAAGATTGACCTTCTCCACCGAGCCTCTGCAAAGTGGTACCTATATTTTAAAAATCACTTTGAATGATGTGCCTCTTGTTTCCAAACAATTCGTGCGATTGTGA
- the rlmD gene encoding 23S rRNA (uracil(1939)-C(5))-methyltransferase RlmD produces the protein MKKRRRNIVFAQLEITSVADKGYGMARHEGKVVFVEKTIPGDIVDAQIQKNKSDYAMGYPIVFHKKSSLRVDAFCEHFGTCGGCTWQNIDYKTQLLFKKQLVEDAFRRIGKVMDISIIPDVLASPYEKYYRNKLEFTFSDSRWLMPEEMDIAVEGKNRNALGFHIPKKFDKILDIKHCYLQPALSNEIRLALKSYGLIHELEFYNLRTHEGFLRNVIIRNTADNQIMVIVIVAKNEMELIQKLMKHLQFTFPEITSLYYVVNSKVNDTIYDQEMHHFSGEEFIIEQIENIKYRLGPKSFFQTNTEQAKNLYSIAITMADLKKEDLVYDLYTGLGSIALLMADKCKQVVGVETVPTAVEDAIENAKLNGIENCTFICGNMDKMFDAAFVETHGKPDVIITDPPRAGMHKDVVNQILQMEPRRIVYVSCNPATQARDIQLLSEKYRVSKLQPIDMFPHTFHIENIALLEKII, from the coding sequence ATGAAAAAGCGGCGTAGGAATATTGTATTTGCACAGTTAGAAATAACTAGCGTTGCCGACAAAGGTTACGGTATGGCAAGGCACGAAGGGAAAGTGGTGTTTGTAGAAAAAACAATTCCGGGTGATATTGTAGATGCACAAATTCAAAAAAATAAAAGTGATTATGCAATGGGATATCCTATTGTATTTCATAAAAAATCATCATTGCGTGTGGATGCATTTTGCGAACACTTCGGAACATGTGGTGGTTGTACCTGGCAAAATATTGATTATAAAACACAATTGCTTTTTAAAAAACAATTGGTTGAGGATGCATTCCGCCGTATTGGAAAAGTAATGGATATTTCAATTATACCTGATGTGCTTGCATCACCTTATGAAAAATATTATCGCAATAAATTAGAGTTTACTTTTTCTGACAGCAGATGGCTTATGCCAGAGGAAATGGATATTGCTGTGGAAGGTAAAAATAGAAATGCACTTGGTTTTCATATCCCGAAAAAATTTGATAAAATTTTAGATATAAAACATTGTTATCTGCAACCTGCGTTGTCAAATGAAATTCGCCTGGCATTAAAAAGTTATGGTTTAATTCATGAATTAGAATTTTATAATCTGCGTACACACGAAGGATTTTTGCGCAATGTAATTATCCGCAATACTGCCGATAATCAGATTATGGTAATTGTGATTGTTGCTAAAAATGAAATGGAACTAATCCAAAAATTGATGAAGCATTTGCAATTTACTTTTCCTGAAATTACCTCCTTGTATTATGTGGTAAACTCAAAAGTGAATGATACCATTTATGATCAGGAGATGCATCATTTTTCAGGCGAAGAATTTATTATTGAGCAAATAGAAAATATTAAATACAGACTTGGGCCAAAATCTTTTTTTCAAACAAATACTGAGCAAGCAAAAAATCTGTATAGCATTGCAATTACAATGGCAGATTTAAAAAAGGAAGATTTAGTGTATGATCTCTATACCGGTTTGGGAAGTATTGCATTATTAATGGCAGATAAATGTAAGCAAGTGGTAGGTGTAGAAACAGTACCGACTGCAGTGGAAGATGCTATTGAAAATGCAAAATTAAACGGCATTGAAAATTGTACATTTATTTGTGGCAATATGGATAAAATGTTTGATGCAGCATTTGTTGAAACACATGGTAAACCGGATGTGATAATTACAGATCCACCCCGTGCCGGAATGCATAAAGATGTGGTGAATCAAATTTTGCAAATGGAACCACGCCGGATTGTGTATGTAAGTTGTAATCCTGCAACACAAGCAAGAGATATACAATTATTATCAGAAAAATATAGAGTTTCAAAACTGCAACCGATAGATATGTTTCCACATACTTTTCATATTGAAAATATCGCTTTGCTGGAAAAAATTATTTAA
- a CDS encoding patatin-like phospholipase family protein — protein MRYWAQVYYSFPIQLLLLHLKKNHFLLFFLILISLLFTNVLGSRYGISLLFLDPEYLGHVDFISFTIMGFAFGGTFISWNLISYIFNANHFPFLATLRRPFGVYSLNNAVLPSFFFILYLYKLIQFQSSEGLVSMNEALTQIGGLFTGMFVFITLTMLYFSTTNKSILQIIGISNKKMGTGLVTPNSFVDGRHKFKDELRLSNYFNHDFKIKIARPVYHYPYDVIRSVYRQHHANALIIQLSALVIIILLGHLVDYPFFRIPAASSILLIINIGIVITGAFTYWLGQWKVFAAVLFLIVVDLIISSNFLQYKNRAMGIDYKNTSVEYSIATLKSANSIENMDADKTVGLEILNNWKHKFDSAPDKPKLVLLNVSGGGLRSTMFTMRVLQMMDSITNGGLMNHTVLITGASGGMIAASYYRELYYRKLQGDFINLASEKYLNNISSDLLNAVSFTLVINDFFYPLDKLKYNNQTFRKDRGYIFEKVLHENTDSILFKPMSAYADAEYAMQIPMLLFYPTIINDERQLFIGAQRFSFMCVPYNRMQHFSLPEVDGIDIHDLLGKENGDNLLLSTAIRMNCTFPYILPKVHLPTNPSIEVMDAGIRDNYGIETSVRYAATFQDWILKNTSGVIMLNIRGIEQEKPIQEKVSQGIYEKLFNPVGSLYMNWVEIQDYQNDFSMEYLNTMLKGKMEVITIDYQPPANRQRASLSLHLTAREKKDIVESANSEKNHAAYNKLKTMLTY, from the coding sequence TTGAGATATTGGGCACAGGTGTATTATTCTTTTCCAATTCAGTTGCTGTTATTGCATCTGAAAAAAAATCATTTTCTTTTATTCTTCCTGATTCTTATTAGTTTATTATTTACGAATGTATTAGGCAGCAGATATGGAATCTCATTGCTATTTCTGGATCCTGAATATTTAGGTCATGTAGATTTTATAAGCTTCACCATCATGGGATTTGCTTTTGGTGGCACATTCATTTCATGGAATTTGATAAGTTATATTTTCAATGCAAATCATTTTCCATTTCTTGCGACACTGCGTCGTCCGTTTGGCGTGTATTCATTAAATAATGCTGTGTTGCCTTCATTTTTTTTTATTCTATATCTCTATAAACTTATTCAGTTTCAATCATCAGAAGGATTGGTAAGTATGAATGAGGCGTTAACACAAATAGGTGGTTTGTTCACCGGCATGTTTGTGTTTATCACGTTAACTATGCTTTATTTTTCCACTACCAATAAAAGTATTTTACAAATAATTGGCATCAGCAATAAAAAAATGGGAACCGGTTTGGTAACGCCAAATTCATTTGTAGATGGCCGCCATAAATTTAAAGATGAACTGCGCCTTTCAAATTATTTTAATCATGATTTTAAAATTAAAATAGCAAGACCGGTTTATCATTATCCGTATGATGTGATTCGTTCTGTTTACAGACAACATCATGCAAATGCACTTATCATTCAATTGTCTGCATTAGTAATAATTATTCTGCTCGGTCATTTAGTTGACTATCCTTTTTTTCGTATTCCTGCCGCCAGCAGTATTCTGCTTATTATTAATATAGGTATTGTAATTACCGGTGCATTTACCTATTGGCTTGGGCAATGGAAAGTGTTTGCAGCAGTATTATTTCTTATTGTAGTTGATCTTATTATCAGCTCGAATTTTTTGCAATATAAAAATCGTGCAATGGGAATTGATTATAAAAATACTTCGGTTGAATATTCTATTGCAACATTAAAAAGTGCTAACTCAATTGAAAATATGGATGCCGATAAAACGGTGGGTTTGGAAATATTAAATAATTGGAAACATAAATTTGACAGCGCTCCCGATAAACCGAAACTTGTGTTATTAAATGTGAGTGGCGGCGGCTTACGATCCACTATGTTTACTATGCGGGTATTGCAAATGATGGATAGCATTACTAATGGCGGATTAATGAATCATACTGTTTTAATTACCGGCGCTTCCGGAGGAATGATTGCCGCTTCTTATTACCGTGAATTATATTATCGCAAATTACAAGGTGATTTTATAAATCTTGCTTCTGAAAAATATCTGAATAATATTTCATCGGATTTATTAAATGCAGTTTCTTTTACTTTAGTGATAAATGATTTTTTTTATCCCTTAGATAAACTTAAATACAACAATCAAACTTTTCGAAAAGACAGGGGATATATTTTCGAAAAGGTATTGCACGAGAATACGGATTCCATATTATTCAAACCTATGAGTGCATATGCAGATGCAGAATATGCAATGCAAATTCCGATGTTATTATTTTATCCAACAATAATAAATGATGAGCGACAATTATTTATTGGCGCTCAAAGATTTTCTTTTATGTGTGTGCCTTATAATCGCATGCAACATTTCTCATTGCCGGAAGTGGATGGTATTGATATTCATGATTTACTCGGCAAAGAAAATGGTGATAATCTTTTGCTCTCAACCGCTATTCGAATGAACTGCACTTTTCCATATATTTTACCGAAAGTGCATTTGCCCACCAATCCTTCTATTGAAGTGATGGATGCCGGCATTCGAGATAATTATGGAATAGAAACTTCTGTTCGATATGCAGCCACTTTTCAGGATTGGATTTTAAAAAATACCAGTGGTGTAATCATGCTGAATATTCGTGGTATAGAACAGGAAAAACCAATTCAGGAAAAAGTGAGTCAGGGTATTTATGAAAAATTATTTAATCCTGTTGGAAGCTTATATATGAATTGGGTGGAAATTCAGGATTATCAAAATGATTTTTCAATGGAATATTTAAATACAATGCTGAAAGGAAAAATGGAAGTGATTACAATAGATTATCAGCCACCTGCTAACAGACAACGTGCTTCATTGAGTTTGCATTTAACAGCTCGTGAGAAAAAAGATATCGTGGAATCTGCAAACAGCGAAAAAAATCATGCAGCATATAACAAGTTAAAAACAATGTTGACTTATTAA
- a CDS encoding Lrp/AsnC ligand binding domain-containing protein, whose translation MSENLQLDKLDVKILDILMHNATIPYTEIAKMLNVSSGTIHVRMKKLENMEIIRSSNLQINPTKVGYDVTAFLGVYLEKSSMYDDVVKELQTISEVTECYYLTGDYNMFVKLLCRDTNHLKDVLHDKIQKINGIDRTETFIALEQTFIRPMKIVLNHK comes from the coding sequence GTGAGCGAAAATTTACAACTTGACAAACTAGATGTGAAGATATTGGATATCTTGATGCACAATGCCACCATTCCTTACACAGAAATCGCAAAAATGTTGAATGTTTCCAGCGGAACTATCCATGTGCGCATGAAGAAATTAGAGAACATGGAGATTATCCGTTCTTCAAATCTTCAAATTAATCCAACAAAAGTAGGATATGATGTTACTGCATTTCTTGGGGTATATCTGGAAAAAAGTTCTATGTACGATGATGTGGTAAAAGAACTTCAGACTATATCTGAAGTAACTGAATGTTATTACCTGACTGGTGACTACAATATGTTTGTAAAACTATTGTGCAGAGATACCAATCATTTAAAAGATGTGTTGCATGATAAGATTCAAAAAATAAATGGAATTGATCGCACAGAAACTTTTATAGCATTGGAACAAACATTTATCCGCCCAATGAAAATTGTTTTAAATCATAAATAA